The following coding sequences lie in one Lolium perenne isolate Kyuss_39 chromosome 2, Kyuss_2.0, whole genome shotgun sequence genomic window:
- the LOC127333101 gene encoding transcription factor MYB41, translated as MGRAPCCERSGLKKGPWTHEEDEKLVAYIKKHGQANWRTMPKHAGLERCGKSCRLRWTNYLRPDIKRGRFSFEEEETIIQLHSILGNKWSAIAARLPGRTDNEIKNYWNTHIRKRLLRMGLDPVTHAPRLDLLDLSTLLKPAAAAYYPTQGDLDTLRALEPLAGYPDLLRLASTLLAAPTPTSTTAEQQMLLPWLIQAQMAQQVSQPPPPPQHATAADQFMPPRSACQMPALVHANSGQQQHQDHMVACDYTNLPCYDSQLDYVPPLMKMASDTSKMQQWSGTVTSSDNNFNVGSCVSTPSSSPVGRLSSASTATFCASESNFFDAIGADAAGLFDMHLSGLLDVSDYL; from the exons ATGGGGCGCGCGCCGTGCTGCGAGAGGAGCGGGCTGAAGAAGGGGCCGTGGACGCACGAGGAGGACGAGAAGCTGGTCGCCTACATCAAGAAGCACGGCCAGGCGAACTGGCGCACCATGCCCAAGCATGCCG GCTTGGAGCGTTGCGGGAAGAGCTGCCGGCTGCGGTGGACGAACTACCTCCGGCCGGACATCAAGCGCGGCCgcttctccttcgaggaggaggAGACCATCATCCAGCTCCACAGCATCCTCggcaacaa GTGGTCAGCCATTGCGGCGCGGCTGCCGGGACGCACGGACAACGAGATCAAGAACTACTGGAACACGCACATCCGCAAGCGCCTCCTCCGCATGGGCCTCGACCCCGTCACCCATGCGCCGCGCCTTGACCTCCTCGACCTCTCCACGCTCCTCAAGCCCGCCGCTGCCGCATACTACCCGACGCAGGGCGACCTCGACACGCTCCGCGCGCTCGAGCCGCTCGCCGGCTACCCGGACCTCCTCCGCCTCGCCTCCACCCTCCTCGCCGCGCCGACGCCCACCTCTACCACGGCCGAGCAGCAGATGCTCCTGCCCTGGCTCATCCAGGCGCAGATGGCGCAACAGGTGtctcagccgccgccgccgccgcagcatgCCACGGCGGCGGACCAGTTCATGCCGCCCAGATCGGCGTGCCAAATGCCAGCCCTGGTCCACGCGAACTCCGGGCAGCAGCAGCACCAGGATCACATGGTAGCCTGTGACTACACGAACCTCCCTTGCTACGACAGCCAGCTCGACTACGTGCCGCCGCTGATGAAGATGGCCTCAGACACGTCCaagatgcaacagtggagcggcaCGGTCACCAGCAGCGACAACAACTTCAACGTCGGTTCTTGCGTGTCCACGCCGTCGTCGAGCCCCGTGGGCCGGCTGAGCTCGGCTTCCACGGCAACGTTCTGCGCGAGCGAGAGCAATTTCTTCGACGCGATCGGCGCCGACGCCGCCGGCCTGTTCGACATGCACCTGTCCGGTCTCCTCGATGTGAGCGACTACCTGTAG